From Lagenorhynchus albirostris chromosome 15, mLagAlb1.1, whole genome shotgun sequence, one genomic window encodes:
- the DNAJC5 gene encoding dnaJ homolog subfamily C member 5: MADQRQRSLSTSGESLYHVLGLDKNATSDDIKKSYRKLALKYHPDKNPDNPEAADKFKEINNAHAILTDSTKRNIYDKYGSLGLYVAEQFGEENVNTYFVLSSWWAKALFVFCGLLTCCYCCCCLCCCFNCCCGKCKPKAPEGEETEFYVSPEDLEAQLQSDEREAADTPIVVQPASATETTQLTADSHPSYHTDGFN, encoded by the exons ATGGCAGACCAGAGACAGCGCTCCCTCTCTACCTCTGGGGAATCCCTGTACCACGTTCTGGGGCTGGACAAGAATGCAACCTCGGATGACATTAAGAAGTCCTACCG GAAGCTGGCCTTGAAATATCACCCTGACAAGAACCCAGACAACCCAGAGGCCGCAGACAAGTTTAAGGAGATCAACAACGCCCACGCCATCCTGACGGACTCCACGAAAAGAAACATCTACGACAAGTACGGCTCGCTGGGGCTCTACGTGGCCGAGCAGTTCGGGGAGGAGAACGTGAACACCTACTTCGTGCTCTCCAGCTGGTGGGCCAAG GCCCTGTTTGTGTTCTGCGGGCTCCTCacctgctgctactgctgctgctgcctctgctgctgCTTCAACTGCTGCTGCGGGAAGTGCAAGCCCAAGGCGCCTGAGGGCGAGGAGACCGAGTTCTACGTGTCCCCCGAGGACCTGGAAGCGCAGCTGCAGTCCGACGAGAGGG AGGCTGCAGACACGCCGATCGTCGTCCAGCCGGCGTCCGCCACGGAGACCACCCAGCTCACAGCCGACTCCCACCCCAGCTATCACACCGATGGGTTCAACTAA